The genomic stretch GCGACCGGCCACGCTGGGGTGGTACACCGCGCCGACGCCGGGGTGCGCGACGAGGTGCGTCGCGAGCGCCGACGCCGTCTCCTGGGCGCGGCGGACGCGCAGGGGCAGCGTCGCCAGCCCGCGGTGGAGCGCGTAGGCGGCCTCCGGGTGGAGGTTGGCGCCGGTCAGGATGCGGACCTGCCGGAGCCGCTCGGCCCACGCCTCGGAGCACGCCACGACGCCTGCCAGCACGTCGCCGTGGCCGCCGATGAACTTGGTGGCGCTGTGCATGACCAGCGCCGCGCCGAGCCTGAGCGGCTGCTGGAGCACCGGCGTCCCGAACGTCGCGTCGACGGCGACGGGGATCTCGCCCGCCACAGCGGCGACGGCGGCGACGGCGGCGATGTCGATCAGGTCGAGGGTCGGGTTGACGGGCGTCTCGATCATCACGAGGCAGGTGTCGTCCTGGATCGCGTCGGCCACGCCCGACTCGTCGGTCCAGGTCACCGTCAGGCCCAGCAGGCCGGAAGTCAGGAGCCGGTCGGTGGTGCCATAGATGGGCCGGACGCCGACGACGTGCCGCTTGTGGTCCGCCTTGGCGGCGAGGAAGATCGCCGTGAGCGCCGCCATGCCGCTGGCGAACGCGACCGCCGCGTCGGCGCCTTCGAGCGCGGCCAGCCCCTCCTCGAAGCGACCCACGGTCGGGTTGTAGAGGCGCGAGTAGATGGCCCCGCCCGCCTCGGTGGGGCCGCCGCCGGCCATCATCGCGTCCAGGCTGCCGACGGCCGCGTCGAGCGACTCGAACGGGTACGTCGTGGAGAGGTCGATGGGGGGCGCGTGGACGCCGAGGCGGCGGAGGTCGTCTCGACCGGCGTGGACGGCGAGGCTGTCGGGGTGGAGAGAGTCGGACATGGGCGGAGAGAGAGCGCGTCCGCAAGGTCTCCCTGTGGAGGGGAGTCGTGCGCCCCTCGCTCCCTTTTCCACGAATCCGGCTCCGGGCACCTCCCCGGAACAGGGGATGGCGACTCAACCCGTTGGGTTTTAGGCTCCTGTACCTCCTCCACCCAACCAGACGATGAAGACTCTCGTCCGCTTTGCCCTCCCGCTCCTCGCCATCGTCCTGTTCTCGGGCTGCTTCTCCAGCGGCTCGTCCCGGTCGGCCCGCGCCAGCGACGGCCGCGCCTCGCTGGTGGTCGTCAACAACTCTCCCAAGACGATCTACTACCTCTACGCCTCCCCGTGCTCCAGCACGTCGTGGGGCTCGGACCGTCTCGACTCGGACCAGGTCATCTCGTCCGGCCAGACGGTCGCGTTCACGATGACGACCGGCTGCTGGGACTTCAAGGCTGTCTTCTCCGACGACACGGACGTGGTGCGCCGCAACGCCAACATCACCGACTCGAGCTGGCGCTGGACCATCGGGTAGCGGATCGGTAGGGCGCGGCGTGGCATCCCCTTCCCCACAGCCGACGCTGCGCCCTACAGGCCGCCGGTGACCACGAGCACGTCATAGAGGGCGTGCGTCCACGCCGCGAGGGCGAAGCCGCGCAGCAGGAAGACGGCGTTGAGCGCGAGCCCGAACAGGAACCGGAACGTGAACACGGGCAGCGTGAACGGGTCGCCGAACGCCCCGATGTGATGCACGGCGCTGAACACGACCGCGCCGACGACCGCGGCGATGATGTAGGCTCGCCGCCGGTCCGGCGTCCCGATGCGCTGGATCGCCCAGAACAGACCGCCGACGAGGATCACGCGGAAGACGAGTTCCTCGTACAGCCCCGCGCCAATGCTGAGGGCCAGCTGGAGCCCGAGGCCAAGTTGCGAGAGCTGGGCCAGCGCGAGGTCCGGGAGCAGCCAGCCGCCGAACAAGGCGCCGACGGTCCCGCCGACGAGGAACGCCAGCACGACGGCGTACACCAGGGACTCAACGAGGAGGAGTCCGAAGTAGCGGGGCACGAGCGGCGGACGCCGCTCGCGCTCGCGCCAGTACACGTAGCCTCCGATGGCGAGCACGACCGCACCGACGGCCGCCCACCCGACGCCGCCGAGGGCCGCCAGGAGCGTCTTCAGCCACACGTCCGCCCCGACGCGGATCTGGCCGCCGCTGCCGGGGTTGGCGAGCAAGACGCCGACCTCGTAGAGCACGAAGAGAGGGAGCGCGGCGAGGAAGCCGTACGTGGCCGTCTTCGTGGCGTCGAAGTAGCCGGTCGGGCGGGGCGACGGCGCGGGGGCCGCGGCGGACGGGGACGCGAGGGCGTCCATCTCGGCGGCGAGCCGGGCGACGGCGTCGGCGGGGGACTCCATGGCGGGGCGGGGAAAGCCGACCTACGCGCGGGGCAGGCGCGAGGATGCGAACGGCCCCTGACGCCTCTACCCCGCTGCGACGGGCCTCCGGGAGACTTCTCGGTTCACCGCGGACGCCCTGGGGTGTCCTGCCTCGGGCGTCGCGCCGAGGCGGACGGGGTCAGGGCAGGCTCCGGATCTCGACGCGGCGGGCCGCATTCGGATCGAGCGACAGCGCGGTCGCGGCGGCGGCCGACAGTTCGACGAGGTAGGACCGGCTCACGGGGCCGCGGTCGGTGACGCGTGCGAACGTGCTCCGCCCGGAGGCCGGGTTGGTCACCAGCACGACCGTCCCGAAGGGCAACGTGCGATGGCTCAGGGTGAACGCGAGCGGGTCGTAGGGCTCGCCACTCTCGGTCGGGCGCCCACGCATCACGTCGGGGTAGACGAGCGCGAGGCCGTCCTCGTCGGCCGGGCCCATCTCCATGCGCGAGGCGATGGCCGGGTTGACCGCGGCGGGCAGGCGCAGCAGCGTCCCGGGCTGCAAGGGCGCGGTCGAGAGGGAGTTGATGCGAGCGAGTTCGTCGACGCTCAGCCCGAGGCCGAACGCGATCGAGTAGAGCGTCTCGCCGGGCTCGACGAAGTGGACGAGATCGGCCGGGACGGTGGTGTCGGTGATGGACCACGCGCGCGGGGGGCCGAGGGGGACCGGGGCCCCCGCCGTCGCCGGGCCGGTGCCGCCGCCGCCGACCACGAGCCGCTGCCCGACCTCGATGGTGTCGCCGGAGATGCCGTTGAGACGCCGCAGCTCCTCAACCGAGGTGTCGTAGCGGAGCGCGATACGGAAGAGCGTCTCCCCGGCCGTCACCACGTGGACGACGCCTCCGGCCGCTGGGCCGCGCGCGGGCGGCGGGGCCGGGGTGACGGGCGTCACGACGGGCGGGCGAGGCGTCTCGGGGCGGGGCAGCGTCGGGATCGACTCGCCGACGCCCTCGACGGGCCCGGGCGGCGGGGCCGTCTGCGCAGGCATCGGCACACGGTCGGTGAGGCGGAGCGTCTGCCCGACCGAGATGTAGGTCCCGTCGATGCCGTTGAGCGCACGCAGCCGGTCGACGGTGAGGTCGTGGGCGCGGGAGATCCGGTAGAGCGTGTCGCCGGGCTGCACGACGTAGGTCGTGGCCGACTGGGCGAGCGCCACGAGGGGCGTCAGCGCGACGAGAAGGACGAGGCGGCGGATCATGGCAGTCTAGTCGTCGAAGCCGAGGCCGTCGGCCTCGAGGAGGGCGCTCTGAAGCTCGGCGCGGGCGTGCGTGTCGCCCGCGGCGGTGGCTGCGGCGATGCCGGCGCGGTAGGTCGCCAGGGCATCGGCGTCGCGGCCGAGGGTGCGGTACAACGCGCCGAGGTGGAAATACGTCCCCACGTAGTCGGGGCGGTCGCGGACGAGGCCCTCGTAGTACGTCCGGGCCACCTCTGCCTCGCCGCGCTTGGCGTGCTCCTGCGCGAGGGCGAACCGCGTGAACGGGTCGTCGGGGTCGTCGCGGAGGAACTCCTGGAGGGTGGCGAGTCGGTCCATGACGGGAAGATAGCCGGGGCACGAGACGTGCGGCGCGAGCGGCGCCTCCCCGCCTCGGCACCGAGGTGGGACAGGCCATCGGCCCGCCCCCGCCTCCCACCGGTACGGCGGGCCTACCAGCTTCCCCCTGCGCCACCGCCACCGCCGAAACCACCCCCGAAGCCGCCGAAGCCGCCCCCCCCGAAGCCGCCGCCGCCGCCCCAGCCGCCGCCGGGGATCACAATCACGCCCGGTCCGCTCCGACGACGACGACGGCCCCCTCCCCCGGACCCCGACGACGGGGGCGCCTGGTGACGGGACGCGAGCACGACCAGCACGACGAAGATCAGCAGCAGGAAGCACAGCACGGAGCCGATGGCATCTTCCCCCCCACCCCCCGAGGCGGACGGGGCCACGAACTCACCGGACAGAGATGCCGTGATGGCGTCTGTCGCCTCGTCGATGCCGGCGTAGAAGGCGCCCTCGCGGAACCGGGGCACGATGATCTGCCGGATGATCGTGCCCGCTGTCGCGTCCGGCAACGCCCCCTCGGCGCCGAAGCCGGTCGTGATGAACACCTCCCGGTCGGCCGTGGCGACGAGCAGCACGACGCCGTCGTCAATGCCTGCCCGGCCGACGCCCCACTCGCGAAGGATCTCGGTGGCATAGTCGACCGGCGCGACGCCATCCGTGGTCGCCACGAGGACGACGGCCACCTGGGCCCCCGTCGAGTCGTCGAAGGCGACCAGCTTGCGCTCCAGCGCGTCGCGCTCCGCCGGGGAGAGCGTGCCCGTGAAGTCGTTGACGAGACGCGCCGGGCTGGGCCGCGCCGGGATGTCGAACCGCGACTCGTAAGGCTGGCCGTTCTGCGCGGCCGCGCCGACGGCGGTGGCGAACAGGACGGCGGCGACGAAGACGGAACGGAGGCGCACGAGACGAGGCGGGAACAGGATGGACACGACGGAAACGCTGCGCAGGGCCCTCAGACCCCACGCCTCACACCTCACGCCTTGCCGCTCAGTCGAACGTGATCTCCGGGGCCTGCTCCGCGCCCGCCTCGGCCTCGAAGGGCGCACGGGGCGTGACGCCCGCGATCGGTGCGATGAGCGCGGTCGGGAACGTGCGGATGCGGCCGTTGAGACCCGCGACAGCGCCGTTGTAGTCCCGGCGGGCCGTCGCGATGCGGTTCTCGTTGCCCTCGATCTGC from Rubrivirga sp. SAORIC476 encodes the following:
- a CDS encoding PLP-dependent aspartate aminotransferase family protein, giving the protein MSDSLHPDSLAVHAGRDDLRRLGVHAPPIDLSTTYPFESLDAAVGSLDAMMAGGGPTEAGGAIYSRLYNPTVGRFEEGLAALEGADAAVAFASGMAALTAIFLAAKADHKRHVVGVRPIYGTTDRLLTSGLLGLTVTWTDESGVADAIQDDTCLVMIETPVNPTLDLIDIAAVAAVAAVAGEIPVAVDATFGTPVLQQPLRLGAALVMHSATKFIGGHGDVLAGVVACSEAWAERLRQVRILTGANLHPEAAYALHRGLATLPLRVRRAQETASALATHLVAHPGVGAVYHPSVAGRDPRGLVGTQMAGPGAMLSFEVLGADGAADGPEAFAAADGFLRSLRLATPAVSLGSTDTLAQHPAGLTQRVSTGEARSKGGITTGLVRVSVGLEDADDLWADLRQAIEQGRRQD
- a CDS encoding type II CAAX prenyl endopeptidase Rce1 family protein; translation: MESPADAVARLAAEMDALASPSAAAPAPSPRPTGYFDATKTATYGFLAALPLFVLYEVGVLLANPGSGGQIRVGADVWLKTLLAALGGVGWAAVGAVVLAIGGYVYWRERERRPPLVPRYFGLLLVESLVYAVVLAFLVGGTVGALFGGWLLPDLALAQLSQLGLGLQLALSIGAGLYEELVFRVILVGGLFWAIQRIGTPDRRRAYIIAAVVGAVVFSAVHHIGAFGDPFTLPVFTFRFLFGLALNAVFLLRGFALAAWTHALYDVLVVTGGL
- a CDS encoding LysM peptidoglycan-binding domain-containing protein, with the protein product MIRRLVLLVALTPLVALAQSATTYVVQPGDTLYRISRAHDLTVDRLRALNGIDGTYISVGQTLRLTDRVPMPAQTAPPPGPVEGVGESIPTLPRPETPRPPVVTPVTPAPPPARGPAAGGVVHVVTAGETLFRIALRYDTSVEELRRLNGISGDTIEVGQRLVVGGGGTGPATAGAPVPLGPPRAWSITDTTVPADLVHFVEPGETLYSIAFGLGLSVDELARINSLSTAPLQPGTLLRLPAAVNPAIASRMEMGPADEDGLALVYPDVMRGRPTESGEPYDPLAFTLSHRTLPFGTVVLVTNPASGRSTFARVTDRGPVSRSYLVELSAAAATALSLDPNAARRVEIRSLP
- a CDS encoding tetratricopeptide repeat protein gives rise to the protein MDRLATLQEFLRDDPDDPFTRFALAQEHAKRGEAEVARTYYEGLVRDRPDYVGTYFHLGALYRTLGRDADALATYRAGIAAATAAGDTHARAELQSALLEADGLGFDD
- a CDS encoding YgcG family protein, which encodes MRLRSVFVAAVLFATAVGAAAQNGQPYESRFDIPARPSPARLVNDFTGTLSPAERDALERKLVAFDDSTGAQVAVVLVATTDGVAPVDYATEILREWGVGRAGIDDGVVLLVATADREVFITTGFGAEGALPDATAGTIIRQIIVPRFREGAFYAGIDEATDAITASLSGEFVAPSASGGGGEDAIGSVLCFLLLIFVVLVVLASRHQAPPSSGSGGGGRRRRRSGPGVIVIPGGGWGGGGGFGGGGFGGFGGGFGGGGGAGGSW